In Syntrophales bacterium, the genomic window TAACTGGGACGGGCAGGTAAGCATATCGATTGATCCCGATAAAGCAGGAGCTTTTCTGGAGAAAAGTGAAAGTGCCGGTGAAGAGGGGTGCACCATGTGCGGTGAGTTCTGCGCGATTAAACTCGGTAAAAAGGATAAAACAAGCCACCGTCGAGACCGTTGAAATTCAGCTACAACTTTTCTTTCACAGACTTTACCTTACTTGTGATGCGCCCGGCAGCTCCTTTCCTGTAGTCAGCCTTAATGGTCAAATACACCCGGTCGCAGTCTTTCGCAAGTTCGTGAAAGCAGCGGTTCACCACGGCCATGACTTCATCCCACTCCCCCTCTATGCTCGTGCTCATGGGCCCAAGCTTATACGATAGACCGCTGTCCCTGATAACTCTCACCGCCCTGGACACATACGGGCTTACACTGCCACCCTTGTCTAAAGGGAAAATCGCCAGATCAATAAGTGCACTCATAAATCCTCCTTTCAAGTAACTTACATGTAAAAAGGTAGAGAAGCACTTTTTTACGTTTGTCATTCTGAGGAGTGAAACAACGAAGAATCTATTTTAAAAGCATAGATTATACCCGAAACAAAAAACATTCTTCGCTCCTTCCCGGTCGCTCAGAATAACACCTTCTAAATTTTGTACTGTAGTGCTAATCCCTGGTCCAAATTCAAGCTGATTGTACTTTAAGAGCATGTACCTCCTCATCTAACCGGTCATCAAGTAAATCCTCAGTCACTTCAAGATCATATCGAGTCTGGAGGTTCAGCCAAAACTGAGGCGACATGCCAAAAAACCGTCCCAAACGCAACGCTGTATCTGCAGTAATCGATCGTTTCCCATGGACAATTTCGTTAATGCGCCTGGGAGGTACACTTATATCTTTGGCAAGCCGGTACTGACTGATTCCCATTGGCTCTAAAAATTCTTCCATAAGAATCTCGCCTGGATGGATGGGAGAAAGTTTTTTATTTTTCATATGATCCTCC contains:
- a CDS encoding HigA family addiction module antitoxin — encoded protein: MKNKKLSPIHPGEILMEEFLEPMGISQYRLAKDISVPPRRINEIVHGKRSITADTALRLGRFFGMSPQFWLNLQTRYDLEVTEDLLDDRLDEEVHALKVQSA
- a CDS encoding MTH1187 family thiamine-binding protein encodes the protein MSALIDLAIFPLDKGGSVSPYVSRAVRVIRDSGLSYKLGPMSTSIEGEWDEVMAVVNRCFHELAKDCDRVYLTIKADYRKGAAGRITSKVKSVKEKL